TTGTAAACTCCTTCTATTTTGAAGTATCGGCTACTAGTGTAACAGAAATCGCTCGAGTCAGCATCTCTTTTATCATATGCTAAATCATGTGTGCTTTACTAAGTCAGGTTTGTCTTCTACAACAATAGATCAAATTACTAGAGCACTCCAAAAATCTAGTTTATAACATATGCAAGCCATCATACAACTCATCACTAGTATATAGGAAAGGCATAAAGACGGGATGGCGGACCTGGAAAAACACCTGCAAAACCATCTGTTCTGGAAAAACACCTGCAAAACCATCTGTTTTCTTAACAAGCCACCACCGATGCTCCATGCGGGACAGTTGTCTACCTGAAAATCAAAGGGGAATAGATACAGAGTTCcatcttgatacatatatactAAGATCAAAGAATCAAAAATTGATGATCCTGATTTAAAGCGGTAATATATTATATATCTGTTGTGGTTTAGGGCCCAGAAATTGTGCCTGAATATTTTTAATCACATTTAATCATAATAACATTTTCTTATGTTGTTTATCTTGGGCCTCCCCGCCCCAGGTATATAAAGTAAAGATTCTCAAGTTGAAAAGTAATTTTCTGTTTTCTCACTGTAAGAAGCCTACACAATGGACTTTTGTACTTAAGATCATAGTTATGTTTCCATGAATTGCATTAACTCCCTTAATTCTCTCAAATGGTTATGAATTCCCTTTAGCTGTATACAGAACACAATTAAACCAATATCTACCAGTAAATACAAATGGCATGAATACAAAtatgaaaataaaagaaaatgtTACTGGAAACTGGTGTAACAGAAACCTCTTAAGCAGCCTCTATTTCATCATGACTCAACCCGCCTTGTGTCAACCACTGGAGTGGGATCCTGTGAATGCACCAGCATAGGCATGCTTAATTTATTATAAGCATAAAGCAACATTGATTTCTATGAAATAACATCACTGCCTACCTAAAATATAAAGGCATGTCTCATCATATAAACATATAATTCATTAACATCAACTACCTTCTGTCGTGTGGGGGATAAGATGCATGGATATACATTTTAATATAAAAAGTCGTAAAAACAAGAGGCGGAGGTAACTTGACCCCTTTTCTTGGAATAAAATGCAGCCTTGCGAAAGTGTGTGTTCTCTTCTCATCAATAACCAACCATATGATCTTTGAGCTTATCGACATGAGCAGATGCCTTAAACGAAACTTCCAACGGCAGACATAGACAATTAAACTCCAGTATGTTCTCTTCTAAAATAGAAACACCGAATATAAATTAGATGAACAAACAGATACACATAGAAGCATTCTATGAATTAATAAGATCACAGATCCTGAACAGAGTTGTTAATAAAAACAATAACAATGACAATGACCATTATTAAGAATCAAAAGAACCCACCTATGCTAAATATTAGTAAGAATCAAAGATGACTGTGTGTATATCTGAGATCTCAAAATATCAAGATTGCTGACTTAGTGTCTATCAAAAATGAATTAGAATAAAAAATGCCTATCGTAAAAAAAGGATTCAATTAATTCATTTAGCAGGAAATAAAAAGGGCTGACACAAATTTTATGGCGGCTACGATGATCATCTACTTGTAGAGGCAGGAGTTGCTACAAAGTCCATTGGCAGAAGAACATAACAATCATATTTTTCTAACAAACACCTGAGCGGAGCCCAAGTATATAGTCAAAAGGATAAATAAGATGTCAATGAAAGAGTGTGCTGCTAAAGGGTCCAAACAAAAATAGTATAAATCACTATTATAGATCATTCAAACAACACTTACCTTAACTCGAGGTAATTGTGCTTTTACCAATTCGGCAACTCGCTCTTGACCCTAGCAAATATGTGAAGATGCATTTAGTATACAACGCACACTATAATAGTGAATTTGTCAAGATGCATTTAGTATACAACACACTCTATATCACTATTATAGATCGCTCTTAACCTGCATAAATGACTTTGAATGATGTATATCAATGATGCATTTATGAGCAGAATGCTTGTGCAGTAAAAAATTGTTCATTATTCCAAGTGTTTTTACCAAAATTTGCGGATTAAATGCTAAGGATGGTGGATTGTATTATTTGTGGAATGTAACTAAACTAAGAACAATGTAAAATACATGGACACAAGCAATTGGTGATGCGGAAAACCCCCATGAAAGGGTAAAAACCGTGGGTGGGATGATACCCAACCGAAATCATTCCACTATAACGTTGTCAAGAATAAAAGAATAAAACTTCAACAACATCACGAATAATTGATACACACACGTGGCTGAATAACAAATTGAAGCTTTTTTTAcaaatttaattataaaattttcttaaTGGATCAAGGAATAAGGTGTATGAATGATTATGTATGTGATGcatatatcattatatataaaGACAATATATAGGAAGAGAGAGCTATCAAATGCATGATCCCATCTCTTCCTCCATCAACTTGGCGCTCCAAACTTCAGTGACAAAGCAGCTCAGTTATGTATAAATTGAAAGTAGAAGGATATTATAGGTTTTTCAACTCGAATATATTcctaaaatatatttaaaatttagattATTGACCTCATGTTCTTTGTGAACTTTGAGGTTCCCTGCAAAATCAGAAGGCCTTGACAATCCACAAAAAATATGAAACAGGAGGATTGCATCTGCAGCAATTTTAAGGTTCCCTGCAAAATCAGAAGGAAACCCTTGAGAATGCACAAAAAAAATGGAACAAGAGGATTGCATCTGCACAGCACAATGAACAATAGTAAATTCAAATGATCATGAGATCGGCTAAGCTCATTCCTTGCCGTGACCTATATTTCAACTCAaggggagagggagagggagggagagggggtgagagagagagagatagagagagagagagagagagagaggggagagggagagagagggggaaaagagagggggagagagagagagatgttaGGTAACTCACAAACCATCTCAATGAAAATTATGATCTTGAAAGGTTTTGCCTGGGTGCTTTCTGTAGTTGTGCTTCAGTTACTGACATCCATTCACATATTATTAGGTCAAGGAGTGGCCCTGGTTGAACCACACCCGCTCTACATTTTCTATAGGGACAAGTGCCACGTACTTTACAACTGTGTTACACTTACACTGGATTAGAACAACAAACATAAAAATATAATAGGCTCTTTGGTCTTCTAAAAATGCATTACCAAAATGTATATtttgtcaatatatatatatatatatatatagtctttATGGTAAAACGATATGCAAAGATCACAGATGCAGCTACGACGGTAGAAAATGAAAGCACTCCATAAACTTCATATGTCTAATAGTGTCTCTTCTGGAGAACACTCCATAAACTTCATATGTCTAATCTTACATGGAAATGAAAGCTAATTATCAAAGGAACCTTTTTGCCAATTTTTAACCAGTTTTGGCTAAAGTTAGTTTCAATAAAAACTCTTCAGGAAATTCTGTTGGCTATGACTTTGTTTCCTAGTGTCTTAATTGTTACATGGGTATATTTCACGATCAACTGTATGACCTTTTTCTTTGTTAATTAACAGTGCAAGGGGAACTGTAATTGCTATCATTCTAAAATTATTCATAATAATACTCAAGGCTGAGCATTCACCTTTTGAGCATGAGCTTTTGGAAGTTCAACTTATATTGGGTTCTATAATAGCATGCTCATGACTCTAGCTATGTCGAACTTTTTCTTAGAGTTTGTGTAGGTCCACCAATTGCTAATTATGCAAGAAAGGTTCGAATATAATTTGTCTAGTACAATTTTTACCTATTGTTGAGAATTCATATATAAATTTTTATCTATTGTCTGATAGATAGTACCAGCATTGATGcacaaatactagaaaacacGAAAATACTTGTGAAAGCCAAG
The nucleotide sequence above comes from Apium graveolens cultivar Ventura unplaced genomic scaffold, ASM990537v1 ctg4688, whole genome shotgun sequence. Encoded proteins:
- the LOC141702144 gene encoding uncharacterized protein LOC141702144 isoform X3 — translated: MVWNLKIAADAILLFHIFCGLSRPSDFAGNLKVHKEHEGQERVAELVKAQLPRVKKRTYWSLIVYVCRWKFRLRHLLMSISSKIIWLVIDEKRTHTFARLHFIPRKGDPTPVVDTRRVES
- the LOC141702144 gene encoding uncharacterized protein LOC141702144 isoform X1, with protein sequence MVWNLKIAADAILLFHIFCGLSRPSDFAGNLKVHKEHEGQERVAELVKAQLPRVKKRTYWSLIVYVCRWKFRLRHLLMSISSKIIWLVIDEKRTHTFARLHFIPRKGVKLPPPLVFTTFYIKMYIHASYPPHDRR
- the LOC141702144 gene encoding uncharacterized protein LOC141702144 isoform X2, which gives rise to MVWNLKIAADAILLFHIFCGLSRPSDFAGNLKVHKEHEGQERVAELVKAQLPRVKRTYWSLIVYVCRWKFRLRHLLMSISSKIIWLVIDEKRTHTFARLHFIPRKGVKLPPPLVFTTFYIKMYIHASYPPHDRR